A segment of the Corylus avellana chromosome ca2, CavTom2PMs-1.0 genome:
CACGGCTGTCAAAAGAGAGGCCACATATCAAGGCCCAAAATGGGAAAAGAGAGTATGTTCATGgttagaatttattttcataaatcatATAGTCATAAATGGAATACGAGTGTcgctaatataaaataataaaaaaatattatttaacattaaaaaaaattaataaaaaaaaataaggagtaGTCATCTTAGttatagggggtggccggaccaccccattttagctaggTTGAGCCAtcccattattttttattatttttttgtttgtcccTTGGGGGTAGCCGAACaagggtggtccggccacccccaatggccaacacattttttttttcattttcgtttttCGACCACCTCCAAGGGGcaacccattattattattattattattattattattttcgtttggccattgggggtagggactacccccaagggccatggagtggcttcggccacccttcctgtctggggtggccgaagccacccctaggcccaacGGGGGTGGTTCGGCACCCactatggccaagatggggtaaccaaccaccccttattttttattaattttttttttttaatgttaaatatattttattattatttttttaatagtgggACATGTTTCTCATTTGTGGTTCTAtgatttctaaaaagaaattctAGCCATAAACTTGATATTCTTCAGTCTATTTTGGAGAAGATTTAATTAGGGTTacaattaatggaaaagttgTTAGTTCATCAGGTGATAGTGGTTTTATAAGTTATATGAGTCGTGATACACAACACACGGCGTGCTGTGCACGcctatgccaaaaaaaaagttcaattaaaaaaaaaaaaaaaatttgcacacggcgtgcgtggcacgccatGTGCTCTTTTACTTCACCCAAGTTATATTATGAGCACGGAGATTCACCCTCTTATTAAATGCTATTTATTAGTATTTTCTTATTCTTCTCTTATtctcatttttgaaaaaaattaatctttttttttttttttttgacatgtccgtcTGAGGAAAGGAGAGTTGAAGCTAGTAACACCGCTTTTATAAGGCGTGGTCATGGAGTTACTCtttgggattaaaaaaaaaaaaaaaaaaagaaaggtcaatattaagttattaactaCTAGCTAAGATCCGGTGGAATCACCTGTCCAACTTTACTGCATCATGATCCATGAAAAATGGGCAATATTGGTTCTTGAGGACTTGCTGAGTTGCTGGTTAGGCCCATTTAAGTTTAAGGCTCGCAGCAATTCTAGGAGATGAACATGAAATACTGGAGCCTCCTGCATCATATTCATGATCTTCGGATCTTCCAACCGCCATTCGTTATCTCAAACCTGTGTTATTTGGTTCACTTCAATAAAATTTGagtactctttttttcttttttttttttctttttttaatttttttatttatatttataaatgccttttaaaattactattagattaaaatttaataaaaaaattcaatagtgtAATTCACCTTAACTTGAGagagatttattattatttataatcatCAAAGTATTCAAGTTTTTGATTGCAagaaatggtttaaaaaaatcTGATTACAATTTATAGtatgaaaaatttatcaaacttttaaaatatgaaaaaaaaattataatattacaatttttattataaaattatttataaattgatttgACAATTcataattgatgtgataatttacaattaataaaataattagaagcGTAAATTGCACAGCTGTCAGCATGTGATTAAATTTCTCTTGAAGCAATATCAACCATTTCTTTCCTAGATAGCCAAAAGATAACAGGCCTTCTGAACCGTTCAAATTCTATCTTCATCACTCACTACTCTCTTTTCTAGATTTTTGTTCAGATATTTTCTTACCTCCGCCATTGCCTTTTCCAGCCTACCCAAATTCTTAAATACCGGCCCCTCTTCTCACGCTTGCCTCACAACATCCTCAACAAACAACCATATCAAACACTTCAATGGCAGCCATGGCCACGACCCTCACTTCTTCACTCTCTTCGAACCCAAAACTATCTTTCCTGGATAACAAGTCCTCCTTCCATGGCACACCTGTCGCTTCTCGCTTCACACCCATCAAATCCACCCCACAAAACTCCACCATTTCCATGTGCGTAGCCCCGCCATATGACCTCAACTCCTTCAAATTCAATCCCATCAAAGAATCCATTGTCTCTCGTGAAATGACTCGCCGATATATGATGGACATGATTACTTACGCCGATACCGATGTTGTCATCGTCGGCGCTGGCTCCGCTGGTCTATCATGCGCTTATGAGCTCAGCAAAAACCCCTCAATCCGTATAGCCATAATCGAACAATCCGTTAGCCCCGGTGGCGGTGCATGGCTCGGCGGCCAGCTGTTTTCGGCCATGGTTGTGCGTAAACCAGCTCACaggtaaattatcatttatctcaaatacttaaaattaatacaaataataattaatttagtgCTGGCTTGgaagtatttttcttattaattaagTGTTTGAATAAGCATAGAATTGCAGTTTCATGGCTAAATTACCAATAAAAACACTTCTTTATGACAGTAAAATGactaacattgtctataagcTTGAGATGGAATACGATGAACAGGATAACTACGTTATTCTATAAGCTTGAGATTGTTAcataattcaccaataatttaaattCTACCAGGTTTCTCGATGAGCTTGAGATTGAATACGATGAGCAGGATAACTACGTCGTGATCAAGCACGCGGCCTTGTTCACGTCCACAATCATGAGCAAGCTACTTGCCCGGCCTAACGTGAAGTTGTTCAACGCCGTGGCGGCAGAGGATTTGATTGTTAAGGGAAATACGGTAGCCGGTGTGGTGACGAATTGGGCGTTGGTATCGATGAACCATGACACTCAATCGTGCATGGACCCGAATGTGATGGAGGCCAAGGTTGTTGTGAGCTCCTGTGGGCACGACGGGCCGTTTGGAGCCACCGGAGTTAAAAGGCTGAAAAGCATCGGCATGATCGATAGCGTTCCGGGGATGAAGGCCCTCGACATGAACGTCGCCGAGGATGCGATTGTTAGGCTTACAAGGGAGATTGTTCCCGGCATGATCGTGACCGGGATGGAAGTCGCCGAAATCGACGGTGCCCCGAGAATGGTAATTTTCTGTCTAttaaagttaataaaaatagatgaatttaattgtttaatttatattttaagctgattgattgagttgatgATGCTTTTACTAATGAAATGGTTGTGAATTTGCAGGGCCCAACATTCGGAGCTATGATGATATCTGGGCAGAAGGCCGCTCACTTGGCACTCAAGGCATTGGGGCAGCCCAACGCAATTGACGGGACATACGGCGAAGTGGGGAGCACACAGCCAGATTTTGTTCTTGCTGCTGCTGAGGCTGGGGAGATTGTGGATGCTTAAATGACACAAGGTTTTTTGGTGAttaaaatttggatgaaaatagGCCATTTTGGTAAGGATTGCTAGGCTGGGTGTGGATAGATATGATGGTGAAGTGAAGATTCACTTTGAATTTGTGTTGAATTGAGTTACAATTAAATAAGCATATACTATTGGAAATCAGATTGCTCCTTTGAGGTTCGTAAGTACTCATCTCTagagatgaaaaaatttaattaggtcgTAATTGATTTATCCAAAGACAATATAGTTGTaattattaaatcaatcattttctattagcctaagcttttgaaatatatGATTGATGATTTTGTATGGTATCGGAACAATGGTCAAGAATTCAAATCTTGTCTGCATTGTTCATCTCCCATTTtgagagtgttagaatatttatTAATGATACTTAACATCTGAAGTAGCCTCCCATAAAACtgaagaatttttctttttttagtttgttagcATACCAATAAGGGGAACCTAAAAATAACTCAAGTAAAGTTTCTTGGTCAATTCACTGGTATATAATCAACTTGAGTTAACCTATAATAATCATATGAATTTTTGGCCTTGATAAACaagtttgttatttttattaatgttatttagtaaactattaTACCGACACTTATAGAATTGAAATAATGTACAGTGAAAAGTCATATAACAATGCAGCAGTGGAAAGTCATATAGCAGTGTTGTATAACACATCGTCACTAGCAAAAgatatttcttcttcttgaaaCGAAGATCATTGTTGTCTGCAAGCACAACTTGTCTCATGATTGTGACATTTTATACTCAGAATCATAAAGAGTTGGGGATGTTTTGGCATTTGTGAAGCTAGTTGTGGGCACCGGGAAAGATATGGGTGGTCTTAAGTAGGCCTAGTTATTGGCTTTGGCTTTGAAACAGATACATGTGCATGTATGGGTTTTACTTAAACTAGATATGAAACAatatagaataataataatcaagaaTAAAAAAGATTGAGTAAAGCAAGAAATagtgatatagatatatttgCATGAAATTTACAAACTTGTTTACATACTCTTACGGAAATTGCAAATATTGATGCTAGTTGCAGAAAACTCAAGAGATCTCTTATAGAAATATCAAACTATTTTATATTCGACGATATTTATAAGAGATTTGGTTGCTCTTTTATAGAGAAGTATTGAGAATATTTtcaaacacaaatttaaaaGCGGCCTATTTTATGAAATAGTGTACACAAAAATTGAGATCCCTCAATACTTTTGTAGTATTTTAAGCTTGAAATgctgaattttcaattgaatGCCAATGATGATTGGAGCGAAAGTCCGGTCAATGAagagtagggcttgattgattGCACCCCTTTTGTTAGCATCAATAAAGGGTAGTTTCTTTGTACAGGCATGACGATTTTGATTCaatactattcatctcactttttcattttttcaatatttttttactttttacatcacatcaatcattttttattattatttaaattaaaaaatcactttaaaacaaatttttttcattttttcatatcaaactGTTGTTAtcgtgcacaataattgatgaacaatatagaatcaaaaagagagagattaagagagagagagagagagagtcgacacacagatttacgtggttcggcaatttgTCTACGTCCACAGAGAAGCGACtatatttttactcttaatgattcagagttacattatacatatatatagaaaaaagaaaaaaaaccctaatcccCACTTGTACGGACTTATTAAAGAAATCCCCTCACCCCCACAACCTAATCGTTCCCCTCCGCAAACTTAATTATGCCCATGGACCAATAGACTCCCGCTCCGTGAGCATTACAAATATACTTactttttcacttcttttttttttaataaaaaaaaaacattcttactttttcttatatcaatcaatttttgttacaatATTAGTCCAAAACCttttaacaaacacaccctAAAAACTGCTAAGGACAGCAGCAACAACTGCATATGTGGGGGGAAATGGGAATAATAACGTCAAAGTTTACCAAGCTGTGAAGTGGTTTCTAACCATATTTTTGTAAGGTTCGTCAAAGTGGTATGGATTTTAAGAGTGATATTATTGTGGATCAATTGGTTTCTTGTATATCAAATTAGACTAAAACAGAGTCTAGATGAGCCATGCTagtctttattttacttttgaataaATTGTAAGTAAAGTTCTCTTTATTGTTGCTAGCTTGCGGATTCTCTGCTTTTCACAAAGCAGCTCAATCCCCATCTATTATAATgccaaattataaaaatactttgacaaaataaaaaattttgattactCAATCCCCATCTATTATAATgccaaattataaaaatactttgacaaaataaaaaattttgattacttGCAGCTACCTTCAAGGAGATACCTTACATTGGTTAAAGCAAtggaaaaaaatagaagaaagtaaaatgcaaaaaaattgtattactTTCTAAAATCTCTacattgagagttttttttggCGATACAGGCTGGGGTTGAACCTTTGAGTGGGCCGACATTAGATGGGTTGGACAACTAGAGCCCAGACCTGAGCTTGGGTTGACCAGTCATACATACCCAACCCAACTCGCTCACCTTGACAACATCACCTTGACAATCTCAGTTGAAGcacatgagaaaaaaatttcttagcGAGAACCCAAATGCTGCAGAAAGCTCACCATCTCCTCAAACCATTCTCAACTTCAACAACGCCAACTTCTCTCACTTGGAGAAACCAAATCAAACAGAACCAGCTAGCCTCCCAAATCTCATCCATTCTGTTGCAAAGGCACAACTGGGTTCTTCTCCTCCAAAACCTCAAACTCTCCTCGAAATTAACCCcatctctcttcctccaaatcCTCCATAAAACCCACACTAACCCTCAAATCTCTCTTAACTTCTTCAATTGGGCAAAAACAAATCTTGGGTTTCAACCAGACCTCCAGTCCCACTGCAAAATCATCCAACTTTCACTTGGGTCGGGTCTTGTCCAACCCGTGAAGCCACTTTTGGATTCCTTGATTCAGAGCCATCCTGCATCAGTGCTTGCACAGTGTCTGATTCGAGTTTGTAGAGGTACGGATTCTCAGTCTAATGCGTTAAGCTTTGTTATTGAATGTTATTCGCAAAAGGGTTTGTTCGTGGAGGGGTTAGAGGTGTTCGGGAAAATGAGAGGTCAGGGTTGTACCCCTTCAGTTCGTGCCTGCCATGCACTGCTTGATGTTTTGCAGCAACAAAACGAGATTAAACTGGCTTGGTGTTTCTTTGGTGCTGTATTTCGTAGTGGGGAGTCGCTGAACCGGCATATGTGGTCAGTGTTTGCTCAGATTTTGtgtaaaaatgagaaatttgagAGAGTTGTTAGATTGCTAGATTTTGGTATTCATAACTCTGTGATTTATAATCTTGTCATTGATTATTATAGCAAAGGTGGGGATTTTGGAGCTGCATTTGATACCTTGAATCAGATGTGTGATAGGAAAATTGAACCAGGTTTTACTACTTATAGCTCAGTTCTTGATGGGGCTTGTAAATATGAAAAAGCTGAAGTCATTGAGAGCATCATGAGCATTATGGTGGAGAAGGAGCTGCTTCCGAAGACTCCTTTATCCAAATCTGATTTGGTAGTTCAGAAGCTTAGTGATCTGGGCAAGACTTATGCTGCAGAGATGTTCTTTAGGAGAGCTTGTGATGAGAAGATTGAATTACAGGATGCTACTTATGGGTGTATATTAAGGGCATTGTCCAAGGAAGGGAGAGTGAAGGAAGCAATTCAGATATATCGTTCAATCTCGGAAAGGGTTCTTACAGTGAGTGATAGTAGTTATAACGCATTTGTAAATGTTCTTTGTAAGGAAGATCAGTCCGAGGAGGGTTGTGAATTGTTAAGGGATGCCCTAAGAAGAGGAAGCAGTCAATGTGCATCAGCATTGTCTGAATTCATAGCATCACAATGTAGGAAAGGTAGATGGAGAGAAGCAGAGGATTTGTTGAATGTGATTCTAGAGAAAGGGTTAGTGCCGGATTCGTCTTGTTGTTGCTCCTTGGTGGTGCATTACTGTTCCAACAGACGCATTGATTCAGCCATTGCATTGCATAATAAGATGGAAAGATGGAATATTACTTTGGATGTAGCAACTTATAATGTACTTCTCGATAGGCTTGTTGCAGGGAGGAGGATTGAAGAAGCGGTCAGGGTGTTTGATTACATGAGAAGACTGAATTTGGTGAGCAGTGCAAGTTTTACAAGCATGATTCGTGGGCTTTGTCGCGTAAAGGAACTCAGAAAAGCCATGAAAATTCACGACGAGATGTTGAGCATGGGGCTTAAACCTGATCAAGCAACATATAAGCGgttgatttttgggtttaagTAACAGATTGCTGTGTTTGACAAGAGTCCATTTTGGCTTTAACCATCTCTTGTAAATTAGCCGGCATGATCAGGCCATGTACTGCACCTTTTGATGCGTGATACAAAGAAGCTTTCAGTTTGTAATCCTAGACTTCCTAGtgacaaaagaaaatgaaaaatttcccCCATCTTTATTTGCCCATGTTTGCACTACCAAGTACCAAGTAATGTGAATGTTACTTCTTGCTCGATATCATAATTGTTGGGCCATGGATCAGTTCTAAAAGCCTAACGGGTTCCAAACCCGATCTAAACTGAACGGAATACCCGACAAGGCCTCGGACAAGCTTGAGGTCTCGGACAAGCTTTCCTTGAGGAGGATTCAGACACAAATCCGAGACCACTCCTCGGGAGGTATCTGATGCGAAGTCCGAGACGCAACTCGAAAGCAAATTGTCAGATGCCAAGGGTGAAACGGTCATTTTACAATTAAGGATATGCAAAAATTCAAACTAGTCCCAGTTAACATTATCTCACATTCAAAAAAGCTTTCTACAGTGTAGAAGGTTATCCACCTACGAACAATCCCTACACAAGCGGGATAAGCtattattcaaattcaaaaggttgtTTAACTCAAAACAAAACCTTATCGCCTTGTCTTAGGATTCCTACCCTTATCAAATAACTGCAAAACAGATATTTAGGGATAGGAATCCCGAGACGTGCGGGAAACAAATTtcactccatgcctataaatacaggTCCCAATTTCCATCGAAGGTAAGTGCAATCTGGACTAAAAATTTGGGTTGCTTACCTATTCTGTCCTCAaattctaacttaggcatcgaagCTCCCCTGCCGGGACACCACTGGGGGTTCTGATCCTGTTTTATTCTTTCCTGTGTGTAGTTTGAAGCGTTCCTGAAGTTGGCAGCACCACATCCAGGAGTGCCATGTCACCACCTCGGAAAATTGTGTATCAatagtttggcgccgtctgtgggatcATACTTCCTTTTCATTTGATCAATTCTTATCATTTTGATATGGTGACTACATGCTCTCACTCTCAATCGGTGCCTCATCCTGACATACCTCACGCGGCTACTGGAGCACCCCTTGACTTAGCTGGgttcatgaagcagatgacCGAATCTATGAAGGCTTTGCAGAAGCAGAACTAAGATCTCGCCACTAGGCTCACGGTTGTTGAAGGCCGAAGTAGCCGAAGGGATCAAGAGCGGGAAGAGAGAAGGACTAAAAGACACGAAGATAGGCGCGAGAAGGAGAGACGCGCTGAAATTCGCAGGGGGAAGAGGCCTCGAGGTTCTGGTCACGAGGATGATGCAAGCTCAGTTCAAGCCAGCCATCACACAACTGTCCAGAATGTAGAAGACAGTCAGCAGGCGAATCCTGAGAGGTCTCGTCATACCAG
Coding sequences within it:
- the LOC132170520 gene encoding thiamine thiazole synthase 2, chloroplastic, which gives rise to MAAMATTLTSSLSSNPKLSFLDNKSSFHGTPVASRFTPIKSTPQNSTISMCVAPPYDLNSFKFNPIKESIVSREMTRRYMMDMITYADTDVVIVGAGSAGLSCAYELSKNPSIRIAIIEQSVSPGGGAWLGGQLFSAMVVRKPAHRFLDELEIEYDEQDNYVVIKHAALFTSTIMSKLLARPNVKLFNAVAAEDLIVKGNTVAGVVTNWALVSMNHDTQSCMDPNVMEAKVVVSSCGHDGPFGATGVKRLKSIGMIDSVPGMKALDMNVAEDAIVRLTREIVPGMIVTGMEVAEIDGAPRMGPTFGAMMISGQKAAHLALKALGQPNAIDGTYGEVGSTQPDFVLAAAEAGEIVDA
- the LOC132171763 gene encoding pentatricopeptide repeat-containing protein At4g21170-like, encoding MLQKAHHLLKPFSTSTTPTSLTWRNQIKQNQLASQISSILLQRHNWVLLLQNLKLSSKLTPSLFLQILHKTHTNPQISLNFFNWAKTNLGFQPDLQSHCKIIQLSLGSGLVQPVKPLLDSLIQSHPASVLAQCLIRVCRGTDSQSNALSFVIECYSQKGLFVEGLEVFGKMRGQGCTPSVRACHALLDVLQQQNEIKLAWCFFGAVFRSGESLNRHMWSVFAQILCKNEKFERVVRLLDFGIHNSVIYNLVIDYYSKGGDFGAAFDTLNQMCDRKIEPGFTTYSSVLDGACKYEKAEVIESIMSIMVEKELLPKTPLSKSDLVVQKLSDLGKTYAAEMFFRRACDEKIELQDATYGCILRALSKEGRVKEAIQIYRSISERVLTVSDSSYNAFVNVLCKEDQSEEGCELLRDALRRGSSQCASALSEFIASQCRKGRWREAEDLLNVILEKGLVPDSSCCCSLVVHYCSNRRIDSAIALHNKMERWNITLDVATYNVLLDRLVAGRRIEEAVRVFDYMRRLNLVSSASFTSMIRGLCRVKELRKAMKIHDEMLSMGLKPDQATYKRLIFGFK